From Coffea arabica cultivar ET-39 chromosome 10e, Coffea Arabica ET-39 HiFi, whole genome shotgun sequence, one genomic window encodes:
- the LOC113711276 gene encoding uncharacterized protein, whose amino-acid sequence MGNLGNVGGGGIIRDSYGRVLRSFSSFYGYQTNTKDEAMAMLEGLELCISLGLSNVIVETDLLTLLNTVKRLQRCPWRIHEEVVGISNMLASAMFTLTHCYREINFAASGLAKLAVQNRISSVYGANMPLAAITGVIRLDARQFP is encoded by the coding sequence ATGGGGAATCTAGGAAATGTCGGGGGTGGAGGAATTATTCGTGACTCATACGGCCGTGTCCTTAGATCCTTTTCATCGTTCTATGGCTACCAAACGAACACCAAAGATGAGGCCATGGCTATGTTGGAAGGCTTGGAACTATGCATATCCTTGGGCTTGAGCAATGTTATTGTTGAGACGGACTTGCTTACTTTGCTCAACACGGTTAAGAGGCTGCAAAGGTGTCCCTGGCGTATACATGAGGAAGTAGTGGGGATCTCTAATATGTTGGCAAGTGCGATGTTCACTTTAACACACTGCTACAGGGAGATTAACTTTGCAGCAAGTGGTCTTGCAAAACTTGCGGTGCAGAATAGGATTTCGTCAGTCTATGGGGCTAACATGCCGCTGGCAGCAATCACAGGTGTGATTCGTTTAGATGCTAGGCAATTTCCTTAA